One window of Quercus robur chromosome 5, dhQueRobu3.1, whole genome shotgun sequence genomic DNA carries:
- the LOC126728556 gene encoding uncharacterized protein LOC126728556 translates to MQGDSTGTTFFTDLQAAWDQLLNLRPLPSCSCGKCTCGVNDKITQLYHQDSIMQFLNGLSDCYSQAKTQILMMELVPSIDKAFSLVIQEERQRFPTFNGAPSVELAALAVKNQVFNQGSPSNNSNGRNFKGNAGKGRPVCSHCGKLGHIMEKCYKLVGFPQGYKQNGRMAKVNQVMVDDNQGQFEFVQQNNPFPFTSEQYQQLLSLLNSHASTSGNSNDAIATANFAISGNFCDSFQDFVCLSMQHSIFANNPASKTIFDKQTWVLDTGATDHIVHSIKLFTKITSSVSSFVQLPNGERVVVTHIGTIQVTASLILENVLCVLAFTFNLISDLSCWKTIGVGKLHNNLYLLSTTPCKSDSAASSILDYVFGTFVNNVSNVPVITKPFLWHLRLGHASDAKLHALHDCIPDFNTKIKAIRTDNAQEFTLTEFYANHGILHQHSCVATPQQNSVVERKHQHILSITRALKFQSNMPLTFWGECVLTAVYIINRLPSSTLGNKTPFEKLYNKIPSYDHLKVFGCLCFASTLSHNRYKFDPRSLPCVFLGYPYGVKGFKVLDLASKKIFVSRDVLFHEAVFPYISSTYSSSPHSTITLPHLFPSPDPYIDPLPFVATPIIDPHTPILPTTDSTSVLSNPVLPPNTSDLSNSIPTSAPSLDTIPPNSADPILAPISDSIPNPIPASIPASLPASIPVSIPASIPSLRKSTRISKAPAYLQDYKCSNVVHAQFDHSNLAIKFGSSSSMSGTKYPLFDYIGSFGLSSSYAHFCSLITAISEPKSYSEAVKDPKWQNAMADEIAALESN, encoded by the exons ATGCAAGGAGATTCTACAGGAACAACCTTTTTCACTGATCTTCAAGCTGCTTGGGATCAACTGTTGAATCTCAGGCCTTTGCCAAGCTGTTCATGTGGCAAATGCACTTGTGGAGTAAATGATAAGATTACACAGCTTTATCATCAAGATTCAATAATGCAGTTTCTCAATGGATTGAGTGATTGCTATTCACAAGCCAAGACTCAAATCCTTATGATGGAGCTTGTTCCATCAATAGATAAGGCTTTCTCATTGGTAATCCAGGAAGAAAGGCAAAGGTTTCCAACCTTTAATGGTGCTCCTTCTGTTGAATTAGCTGCACTTGCTGTTAAGAACCAAGTTTTCAATCAAGGTTCTCCTTCAAACAACAGTAATGGTAGAAATTTCAAGGGCAATGCTGGCAAAGGAAGACCTGTGTGCAGCCACTGTGGAAAGCTTGGTCACATCATGGAAAAATGTTACAAGCTTGTTGGATTTCCTCAAGGTTATAAGCAAAATGGAAGGATGGCCAAGGTCAATCAGGTTATGGTTGATGATAATCAAGGTCAATTTGAGTTTGTGCAGCAGAATAATCCCTTTCCTTTCACTTCAGAGCAGTATCAACAGTTGCTCTCTCTACTGAACTCTCATGCATCCACTTCTGGTAATTCCAATGATGCTATAGCCACAGCCAATTTTGCCATTTCAGGTAATTTTTGTGACTCTTTTCAAGATTTTGTTTGCTTAAGTATGCAACATTCCATCTTTGCCAACAATCCAGCCAGTAAAACAATTTTTGATAAACAAACTTGGGTCCTTGACACTGGGGCAACAGATCACATTGTCCATTCTATCAAATTATTCACTAAAATCACTAGTTCTGTCTCATCTTTTGTTCAACTACCTAATGGTGAAAGAGTTGTTGTCACACACATTGGCACCATTCAAGTCACAGCTAGCCTTATCCTTGAAAATGTGTTATGTGTTCTTGCTTTCACTTTCAATCTGATCTCT GACCTTTCTTGTTGGAAAACGATTGGAGTGGGTAAACTACATAACAACCTCTACTTGCTATCTACAACTCCTTGCAAATCTGATTCTGCAGCATCTTCCAttttagattatgtttttggtaCTTTTGTCAATAATGTTTCTAATGTTCCTGTCATAACCAAGCCATTTCTTTGGCATCTTAGACTAGGACATGCTTCAGATGCCAAACTTCATGCTTTACATGATTGTATTCCTGAT TTTAACACTAAAATCAAGGCTATTAGGACTGATAATGCTCAAGAATTTACTCTAacagaattttatgctaatcaTGGAATTCTGCATCAGCACTCTTGTGTAgccactccacaacaaaattcagTTGTGGAGAGGAAACACCAACACATATTGAGCATTACAAGAGCCTTAAAGTTTCAGTCCAATATGCCTCTTACCTTTTGGGGTGAATGTGTTTTAACTGCTGTGTATATTATAAATAGGTTACCTTCTTCTACTCTAGGCAACAAAACTCCCTTTGAGAAACTTTACAACAAAATCCCTTCCTATGATCATCTAAAGGTGTTTGGATGCCTTTGTTTTGCCTCTACTTTGTCTCACAATAGGTATAAATTTGATCCTAGATCCTTACCATGTGTTTTTCTGGGCTATCCTTATGGGGTTAAAGGTTTCAAGGTGCTTGATTTAGCTAGCAAGAAAATATTTGTCTCCAGGGATGTTCTTTTTCATGAGGCTGTCTTCCCTTATATATCCTCCACATATTCTTCTTCCCCTCATTCCACAATCACTTTACCTCACCTTTTCCCTTCCCCGGACCCTTACATTGACCCCTTACCTTTTGTTGCCACTCCTATTATTGATCCCCATACACCAATACTTCCCACTACAGATTCTACATCTGTTTTGTCCAATCCTGTCTTACCTCCCAATACTTCAGATTTATCCAATTCAATACCTACATCTGCACCTTCCCTTGATACTATTCCTCCTAATTCTGCAGACCCCATACTTGCTCCTATTTCTGATTCCATTCCTAATCCCATACCTGCTTCCATTCCTGCTTCACTTCCTGCTTCAATACCTGTTTCTATTCCTGCTTCCATTCCATCCTTAAGGAAATCTACACGAATCAGTAAAGCTCCTGCTTATTTGCAAGATTATAAATGCAGTAATGTTGTTCATGCTCAGTTTGATCATTCCAATCTAGCCATCAAGTTTGGTTCCAGCTCCTCCATGTCAGGTACTAAGTATCCTTTATTTGATTATATTGGTTCTTTTGGTCTATCATCCTCTTATGCTCATTTTTGTTCCCTAATCACTGCTATTTCTGAGCCTAAATCCTATTCTGAGGCTGTCAAAGATCCTAAGTGGCAGAATGCTATGGCTGATGAGATTGCAGCTTTGGAATCTAATTAG
- the LOC126728558 gene encoding putative B3 domain-containing protein At3g28853, whose protein sequence is MKPMSPKKHIFYNFFPIPAKDQLQVSTHHELEPSENLANFFVSEGPNNGVSLELKLGLFDPWLIKKWLTFSDVNGEKSRLLLPKGLVEKHILSLMDARLIENIKNNGVRVAVLDWDTNSEQQLLFKQWRNGSYVLIGKWITGFVRERNLKEGDEIGLYWDQSSSRFSFRLLKQASSN, encoded by the coding sequence ATGAAGCCAATGAGCCCAAAAAAACATatcttctataatttttttcctattccAGCAAAAGACCAACTCCAAGTCAGTACCCATCATGAACTTGAACCAAGTGAAAACTTAGCGAATTTCTTTGTGTCAGAAGGACCTAATAACGGTGTCTCATTGGAGTTGAAGCTTGGCTTATTTGATCCTTGGCTTATCAAGAAGTGGCTCACGTTTAGTGATGTTAACGGCGAAAAGTCCAGGCTCTTACTACCAAAAGGCTTGGTCGAGAAGCATATTTTGTCCCTGATGGACGCAAGACTCATTGAAAACATTAAGAATAATGGGGTTCGAGTTGCTGTTTTGGATTGGGACACCAATTCCGAACAACAATTGCTGTTCAAACAGTGGCGTAATGGGAGCTATGTCCTCATTGGAAAGTGGATTACGGGATTTGTGAGGGAAAGGAACCTGAAAGAAGGTGATGAGATTGGACTTTACTGGGATCAAAGCAGTTCAAGATTCAGTTTTAGGCTTCTCAAGCAGGCTTCGAGCAATTAG
- the LOC126726706 gene encoding uncharacterized protein LOC126726706 isoform X1, producing MDDYNGTHESGHFMELLMDGDYRNYCDDFDDGDYNNVDNNDNGDNNDDDDGESSDSDDDSDSDSDDDDSNDDSDEEFYQLVAVTCEAVVTYFNKYINKTPCYDSEQTGWVWVRRCMEGNEKLCYNMFRMKKEVFHNLCQVLQHDYGLEHTRNIRLEESVAICLLILGHGTCNRMVQEIFQHSGETISRHFEKMITLLGARFAAAYVKPSDPTFSEVPTKIQDHPIYWPHFKDCIGAIDGTHVMAVVPIEKSIPYFGRKGYPTQNVMAACDFDMLFTFVLPGWEGAAHDTSIFLDTIRKQSNNFPHPPPSLCHG from the exons ATGGATGATTATAATGGTACTCATGAGAGTGGCCATTTTATGGAACTATTAATGGATGGAGATTACAGAAATTACTGTGATGATTTTGATGATGGTGATTATAACAATGTTGACAATAATGATAATGGTgataacaatgatgatgatgatggtgagagtAGTGACAGTGATGATGACAGTGATAGtgattctgatgatgatgatagtaaTGATGATTCTGATGAAGAGTTTTACCAGCTTGTGGCAGTTACTTGTGAAGCAGTTGTGACATATTTCAATAAGTACATTAATAAGACTCCTTGTTATGATTCTGAACAAACAGGGTGGGTTTGGGTGAGACGTTGTATGGAAGGTAATGAGAAATTGTGTTACAATATGTTTAGAATGAAAAAGGAGGTGTTTCATAATTTGTGTCAAGTTTTACAACATGATTATGGACTTGAACATACAAGGAATATAAGGTTAGAAGAGTCAGTGGCAATCTGTTTACTGATACTTGGTCATGGAACATGTAACCGAATGGTTCAAGAAATATTTCAGCATTCAGGTGAAACCATAAGTAGGCATTTTGAGAAGATGATAACTCTGTTGGGTGCTCGCTTTGCAGCTGCATATGTAAAGCCTTCGGATCCAACTTTTAGTGAAGTTCCAACCAAAATACAAGACCATCCAATTTATTGGCCACATTTCAAA gATTGCATCGGTGCGATTGATGGCACACATGTGATGGCGGTTGTACCTATTGAGAAGTCCATTCCGTACTTTGGAAGAAAGGGATATCCAACCCAAAATGTGATGGCTGCATGTGACTTTGATATGTTATTCACATTTGTTTTGCCTGGATGGGAAGGTGCAGCACACGACACCTCTATTTTTCTTGATACTATTCGTAAACAAAGTAACAACTTTCCGCACCCACCACCAAGTTTGTGCCATGGTTAA
- the LOC126726706 gene encoding L10-interacting MYB domain-containing protein-like isoform X2 has product MGKKTTSNSEVKKARADWDINPTWTTTFCNICVEQIQAGNRTKGAGFSTKGWVNLVTKFCNETGLNYDKDQLKSRWDVLKGDWRVWERLKNLDTGLGWDAEKGTIAAPDEWWDLKLKELPKAKKFREKGPQNLEQLDIMFRDVAATGVAAWTPSSNTLPPTMPEEGAGDSDGSSEFKDNQCDMSLDIDSLQQGQTSQSRSSGQKRTSVSIPSQKKKKKIGGAAMLDDRMCQLITACQNRSEGTSRESPSSIDNVMTIVRALPGVESSFVVQASYILLKKSRREMFLTFKDPEVQLEWLQGMIYNQKK; this is encoded by the exons ATGGGTAAAAAGACTACTTCCAACTCTGAGGTAAAAAAGGCTAGAGCAGACTGGGATATTAATCCAACGTGGACAACTACCTTTTGTAACATTTGTGTGGAACAAATTCAAGCCGGGAATAGAACAAAAGGTGCTGGCTTTAGTACCAAAGGTTGGGTCAATTTGGTGACCAAATTTTGTAATGAGACCGGTCTAAACTATGATAAGGACCAATTAAAAAGTAGGTGGGATGTATTGAAAGGTGACTGGAGAGTGTGGGAAAGATTGAAGAATCTTGACACAGGTTTAGGTTGGGATGCAGAGAAGGGAACGATTGCTGCTCCTGATGAATGGTGGGACCTAAAGTTGAAG GAATTACCCAAAGCCAAAAAGTTTCGAGAGAAAGGTCCACAGAATCTAGAACAACTTGATATAATGTTTAGAGATGTTGCAGCAACTGGGGTAGCTGCATGGACCCCTTCTTCAAATACACTCCCTCCAACAATGCCAGAAGAGGGTGCTGGTGATTCAGATGGTAGCTCCGAATTTAAGGATAACCAATGTGACATGAGTTTAGACATTGATAGTTTGCAGCAAGGACAAACTAGTCAATCACGTAGTTCAGGACAAAAGCGAACTAGTGTATCAATACCCTcacagaagaaaaagaagaagataggagGAGCTGCAATGTTGGACGATCGTATGTGTCAATTAATAACTGCATGTCAAAATAGGTCTGAAGGTACTTCTCGAGAGTCACCAAGTTCAATTGATAATGTTATGACGATTGTGAGAGCACTTCCTGGAGTGGAAAGTTCGTTCGTGGTTCAAGCTTCCTATATCTTACTAAAAAAGTCACGTAGGGAGATGTTCCTAACTTTCAAGGACCCAGAGGTACAGCTAGAGTGGCTACAAGGAATGATTTATAACCAAAAGAAGTGA